One Marinibacterium anthonyi genomic region harbors:
- a CDS encoding H-NS histone family protein translates to MTDIDLSILSLNELKALEKDVSKAIQTFEERRKKAAMAAIEAAAREHGYALSELTAVAPKKKATLPPKYRHPENSALTWSGRGRKPAWLMQALENGTPEEDLLID, encoded by the coding sequence ATGACCGATATTGACCTTAGCATTCTTTCACTGAACGAACTCAAAGCGTTGGAGAAAGATGTCTCCAAAGCAATCCAGACTTTCGAAGAACGCCGCAAAAAGGCGGCCATGGCAGCCATCGAAGCGGCGGCGCGCGAGCACGGCTATGCTCTTTCCGAGCTTACCGCAGTCGCGCCAAAGAAAAAGGCTACTCTGCCTCCGAAATACCGGCATCCAGAGAACTCTGCGTTGACCTGGTCAGGGCGTGGACGCAAACCCGCGTGGTTGATGCAAGCCCTCGAAAACGGAACGCCCGAAGAAGATCTTTTGATCGACTGA
- a CDS encoding Relaxase/mobilization nuclease domain protein — protein sequence MILKGNERGHGNELARHLLNTRDNEHVELHDLRGFAANDLTGAMQESAAIARGTRCRKHLFSLSLSPPEHEDVPVEVFEAAIERIENRLGLEGQPRAIVFHEKEGRRHAHAVWSRIDGEEMKAINLSWYKMRLNDIAREFYHEHGWQMPDGFRDRTSRDPLAFTLADWQQAKRTKQDPKLIKSLIRECWAGSDTRESFEEALREKGFWLARGDRRGFVSVDWRGEAYSLSRMCGAKTKEIKDRLGDPKTLLSVDEAKAHIGARLTPKLRAWAKEEQAKAERAGLAAQFQREQMVQRHRRAREQLKAQQEQRWLAEEKKRVERTPRGIRGLWGWLSGKNRKIRKENEVEIARAAMRDRTEKQEAIRKQLAERRNLQRQVKLARQKQQDRLAALNLDIARAVALGRVPERQASQQKDCSRRRDAARERDQGNDFSPN from the coding sequence ATGATCCTGAAAGGCAATGAGCGTGGTCATGGCAATGAACTGGCAAGGCATCTGCTGAACACCCGCGACAACGAGCATGTCGAGCTACATGATTTACGGGGCTTTGCGGCCAATGATCTGACCGGGGCCATGCAGGAAAGCGCAGCCATTGCGCGCGGCACGCGCTGCCGGAAACACCTGTTCTCACTCTCGCTTAGTCCGCCGGAACATGAAGATGTGCCGGTCGAGGTGTTCGAGGCTGCGATAGAGCGAATCGAAAACAGACTGGGGCTGGAAGGTCAGCCCCGCGCCATCGTCTTCCACGAGAAGGAAGGCAGGCGGCATGCTCATGCCGTCTGGAGCCGGATCGACGGCGAAGAGATGAAGGCCATCAATCTGTCATGGTACAAGATGCGGCTGAACGATATCGCGCGCGAATTCTACCATGAACATGGCTGGCAGATGCCAGACGGCTTCCGGGATCGCACCAGCCGCGATCCGCTTGCCTTCACGCTGGCTGATTGGCAGCAGGCAAAGCGCACCAAGCAAGATCCCAAACTTATCAAATCCCTGATCCGCGAATGCTGGGCGGGCTCGGACACCCGCGAGTCCTTCGAAGAGGCTCTGCGCGAGAAAGGGTTCTGGCTGGCACGCGGCGACAGGCGCGGCTTTGTTAGTGTTGATTGGCGCGGCGAAGCTTACTCGCTGAGCCGGATGTGCGGCGCGAAGACCAAGGAAATCAAGGATCGCCTTGGTGATCCGAAAACCCTGCTCTCCGTCGATGAGGCCAAAGCCCATATCGGTGCGCGACTGACGCCCAAGCTCCGGGCCTGGGCGAAAGAAGAGCAAGCCAAGGCCGAAAGGGCCGGTCTGGCCGCGCAGTTCCAGCGCGAGCAAATGGTGCAGCGCCATCGCCGTGCCCGTGAGCAACTGAAGGCGCAGCAAGAACAGCGCTGGCTGGCCGAGGAGAAAAAGCGGGTGGAGCGCACGCCGCGAGGCATACGCGGCCTGTGGGGCTGGCTCAGCGGAAAGAACCGCAAGATCAGAAAAGAGAATGAAGTGGAGATCGCACGCGCGGCGATGCGTGACCGCACCGAAAAGCAGGAGGCGATCCGCAAGCAGTTGGCCGAACGGCGCAACCTGCAGCGGCAGGTCAAACTGGCACGGCAAAAACAGCAGGACCGTCTGGCGGCGCTCAATCTGGATATTGCCCGCGCGGTTGCGTTGGGGCGCGTGCCGGAGAGACAGGCGAGCCAACAAAAAGACTGCTCCCGCAGGCGCGATGCCGCCCGCGAACGGGATCAAGGTAATGATTTTTCACCAAACTAG
- the oleD gene encoding Oleandomycin glycosyltransferase codes for MTHTILLATNGSLGDLFPYLALARGLKALGAHPIVASNPDHVHHIEAAGFEAHGVFPTHDEVAAAHGMDVPGWTEKVRQEPLFLFQSHLDFARRSADRCLPLARRADGASATFLAVGACLAADVAGTPMVPAFFQPEGLGFWWLNDGARIAGIRDEIGLPTDAPHPLGRAIGTGAPLLGLYSPIFGEPSAKTPPALRITGAPTWQDPKAGPLDDDVARFLDDGPPPIVITMGSHLPGLVDWIYSEAARLPDSLGERVFLIGAPRAMSRDRVLARPYLPHAPIFARARLIVHHGGIGTATAAMAAGKPQVVLPYAVDTWDNARRLMDMGISLNLPAQDFTVDSATTVLRRQLGSERAERRARVYARRLAQEDGAGTAARLLLDSIGAPASRAPV; via the coding sequence ATGACGCACACCATCCTGCTGGCGACCAATGGCAGCCTGGGGGATCTTTTCCCCTACCTCGCCCTGGCCCGCGGCCTGAAAGCCCTGGGTGCCCATCCGATCGTTGCCTCCAATCCCGACCATGTCCACCACATCGAAGCCGCCGGATTCGAGGCCCACGGCGTCTTTCCCACCCATGACGAGGTCGCCGCGGCCCATGGCATGGACGTGCCCGGCTGGACCGAGAAGGTCCGCCAGGAGCCGCTCTTTCTCTTTCAATCGCACCTGGATTTCGCCCGCCGTTCGGCCGACCGGTGCCTGCCGCTGGCCCGGCGGGCGGATGGCGCATCGGCCACGTTCCTGGCCGTCGGCGCCTGCCTGGCCGCCGACGTGGCCGGCACACCCATGGTGCCGGCGTTCTTTCAACCCGAAGGCCTGGGCTTCTGGTGGCTGAACGACGGCGCCCGCATCGCCGGGATCCGGGACGAGATCGGCCTGCCGACCGACGCGCCGCATCCGCTGGGCCGGGCGATCGGAACCGGGGCGCCGCTGCTGGGACTCTATTCGCCGATCTTCGGAGAGCCCTCGGCCAAGACCCCGCCAGCCCTGCGCATCACCGGAGCACCGACATGGCAGGACCCCAAGGCCGGGCCGTTGGATGACGACGTGGCAAGGTTCCTCGACGACGGCCCCCCGCCCATCGTCATCACCATGGGCAGCCACCTGCCCGGCCTTGTGGACTGGATCTATTCCGAAGCCGCCCGCCTGCCCGACAGCCTGGGCGAACGCGTCTTTCTGATCGGCGCGCCCCGGGCGATGTCGCGCGACCGGGTCCTGGCCCGCCCCTACCTGCCCCACGCCCCGATCTTCGCACGCGCGCGCCTGATCGTGCATCACGGCGGCATCGGCACGGCGACCGCCGCAATGGCGGCCGGCAAACCGCAGGTGGTGCTGCCCTATGCGGTGGACACCTGGGACAATGCCCGTCGCCTGATGGACATGGGCATCTCGTTGAACCTGCCCGCGCAGGACTTTACCGTCGACAGCGCCACGACCGTCCTGCGGCGCCAGCTGGGCTCGGAACGGGCAGAACGGCGTGCCCGGGTCTATGCCAGGCGCCTCGCGCAGGAGGACGGGGCCGGCACTGCCGCCCGCCTGCTGCTGGACAGCATCGGCGCGCCGGCCAGCCGCGCACCGGTCTGA
- a CDS encoding Membrane dipeptidase (Peptidase family M19): MTSPLPYFDGHNDYLLRLMTSPTPREDLWLGDTGQGHMDLKRMKAGGFVGGFFAVFVPPVRTGEPTDFLSRMANPPYDLPLPPLMTHDESQATALTMVGHMHWMERSAPDDFAICRTPSQVRAAIDTGKIAGILHIEGAEAIGPDLDALYLFHDMGLRSLGPVWSRPTIFGHGVPMRFPGDPDTGPGLTGEGKDLVRLCNELGIMIDLSHLNAAGFEDVAKISTKPLVATHSNAHALTASTRNLTDRQLDQIRDTGGMAGLNYAMVFLAEDGISNPDMGFDPMLRHLDHMLERLGEDHVGLGSDFDGAQIPAALGDVAGMAGFFAAMEAHGYGSDLIAKIACDNWLALIERTMTP, from the coding sequence ATGACTTCTCCCCTTCCCTATTTCGACGGACACAACGATTACCTACTGCGCCTGATGACCTCGCCCACCCCGCGCGAGGATCTGTGGCTGGGCGATACCGGCCAGGGCCACATGGACCTGAAACGCATGAAGGCGGGCGGCTTCGTGGGCGGCTTCTTTGCCGTGTTCGTGCCGCCGGTCCGCACGGGGGAGCCGACCGATTTCCTGTCGCGCATGGCCAATCCGCCCTACGACCTGCCGCTGCCTCCGCTGATGACGCACGACGAATCCCAGGCCACCGCGCTGACCATGGTCGGCCACATGCACTGGATGGAACGCAGCGCGCCGGACGATTTCGCCATCTGCCGCACCCCGTCGCAAGTGCGCGCCGCCATCGACACCGGCAAGATCGCCGGCATCCTGCATATCGAGGGCGCCGAGGCGATCGGGCCGGACCTGGACGCGCTGTACCTGTTCCATGACATGGGGCTGCGCTCGCTCGGCCCGGTCTGGAGCCGGCCGACGATCTTCGGCCACGGCGTGCCGATGCGCTTTCCGGGCGATCCCGACACCGGCCCCGGCCTGACCGGGGAAGGCAAGGACCTGGTGCGCCTGTGCAACGAGCTGGGCATCATGATCGACCTGTCGCACCTGAACGCGGCCGGCTTCGAGGACGTGGCGAAGATTTCGACCAAGCCGCTGGTCGCCACCCATTCCAACGCACATGCCCTGACCGCATCGACCCGCAACCTGACCGACCGGCAGCTGGACCAGATCCGCGACACCGGCGGCATGGCGGGGCTGAACTATGCCATGGTCTTCCTGGCCGAGGACGGCATTTCGAACCCGGACATGGGGTTCGACCCGATGCTGCGTCACCTGGATCACATGCTGGAAAGGCTGGGCGAGGATCACGTGGGGCTGGGGTCGGATTTCGACGGCGCGCAGATCCCGGCGGCCCTGGGCGACGTGGCCGGCATGGCCGGCTTCTTCGCGGCGATGGAAGCGCATGGGTACGGGTCCGACCTGATCGCCAAGATCGCCTGCGACAACTGGCTGGCGCTGATCGAACGGACGATGACCCCCTGA
- the mdeA_2 gene encoding Methionine gamma-lyase, with the protein MTDAPTYGFDTLQVHAGARPDPATGARQTPIYQTTAYVFRDADHAAALFNLQEVGFIYSRLTNPTVAVLQERIATLEGGVGAVCCSSGHAAQIMALFPLMAPGRNVVVSTRLYGGTITQFSQTIRRFGWSAKFVDFDDLAAVKAAIDDDTRAVFCESIANPGGYITDLDAIAGVADAAGLPLIVDNTSATPYLCRPIEHGATLVVHSTTKFLTGNGTVTGGAIVDSGRFDWSASDKFPSLSEPEPAYHGLKFHETFGPLAFTFHGIAVGLRDLGMTMNPQGAHYTLMGIETLSLRMERHVANAMKLAQWLEADDRIGEVTYPGLASSPYHHRVAQICPKGAGSLFTFSVKGGYEACIKLVNALEIFSHVANLGDTRSLIIHSASTTHRQLSPEQQEAAGAGPDRVRVSIGIEDADDLIADLDQALSKATA; encoded by the coding sequence ATGACCGACGCCCCCACATACGGATTCGATACGCTGCAGGTCCATGCCGGCGCCCGGCCCGATCCGGCCACCGGCGCGCGCCAGACGCCGATCTACCAGACGACGGCCTATGTCTTTCGCGATGCCGATCACGCGGCGGCGCTGTTCAACCTGCAGGAGGTGGGATTCATCTATTCCCGCCTGACCAACCCGACCGTGGCCGTCCTGCAGGAACGCATTGCCACGCTGGAAGGCGGGGTCGGCGCGGTCTGCTGTTCGTCGGGGCACGCGGCGCAGATCATGGCGCTGTTCCCGCTGATGGCGCCGGGGCGCAACGTGGTGGTGTCGACGCGGCTGTATGGCGGCACGATCACCCAGTTCAGCCAGACCATCCGCCGGTTCGGCTGGTCCGCCAAGTTCGTCGATTTCGACGACCTTGCCGCCGTGAAGGCCGCCATCGACGACGACACCCGCGCGGTCTTTTGTGAATCGATCGCCAACCCCGGCGGCTATATCACCGATCTGGACGCCATCGCCGGCGTCGCCGATGCCGCCGGCCTGCCGCTGATCGTCGACAACACCTCGGCCACGCCGTACCTGTGCCGGCCCATCGAACACGGCGCCACGCTGGTGGTGCATTCGACCACCAAGTTCCTGACCGGCAACGGCACCGTCACCGGTGGCGCCATCGTGGATTCGGGGCGTTTCGACTGGTCGGCGTCCGACAAGTTCCCGTCGCTGTCCGAACCCGAACCCGCCTATCACGGGCTGAAGTTCCACGAGACCTTCGGCCCGCTGGCCTTCACTTTCCACGGAATCGCCGTCGGCCTGCGCGACCTGGGCATGACCATGAACCCCCAGGGCGCCCATTACACGCTGATGGGGATCGAGACGCTGTCGCTGCGCATGGAACGCCACGTGGCCAACGCGATGAAGCTGGCCCAGTGGCTGGAGGCCGACGACCGCATCGGCGAGGTCACCTATCCCGGCCTTGCCTCGTCGCCCTATCACCACCGGGTGGCGCAGATCTGTCCCAAGGGGGCCGGATCGCTGTTCACCTTCTCGGTCAAGGGCGGCTACGAGGCGTGCATCAAGCTGGTGAATGCGCTGGAGATCTTCAGCCACGTGGCGAACCTGGGCGATACGCGGTCGCTGATCATCCACTCTGCCTCGACCACCCACCGCCAGCTGAGCCCCGAGCAGCAGGAAGCCGCCGGTGCCGGGCCCGACCGGGTGCGCGTGTCGATCGGGATCGAGGATGCCGACGACCTGATCGCCGACCTGGACCAGGCACTGAGCAAGGCCACCGCCTGA
- a CDS encoding 26 kDa periplasmic immunogenic protein precursor, with amino-acid sequence MQTIKTGLKTGMAAMMIALAATMAQAAEGMREITVSGEGSVSASPDMATITMGVTEQGQEARDAMQLVSQSVARILARLEDLGIEKADLQTARLTVNPVWSNRRGGEEPPEITGFMASNTIAVRVRDLPALGDVLDKVMAEGGNDFSGLQFGLQDPDPLVDDARRAAVADAMAKAQLYADAAGVTLGPVQSLTEQGGYARPKMMEMAAASARDVSVPIAEGEVTVTASVSMVFAIAD; translated from the coding sequence ATGCAGACCATTAAGACTGGCCTGAAAACCGGCATGGCCGCGATGATGATCGCCCTGGCGGCCACGATGGCGCAGGCGGCCGAGGGGATGCGCGAGATCACCGTGTCCGGTGAGGGCAGCGTTTCGGCCAGCCCGGACATGGCCACGATCACCATGGGCGTCACCGAACAGGGGCAGGAGGCGCGCGACGCGATGCAGCTGGTGTCGCAATCGGTGGCGCGGATCCTGGCCCGGCTCGAGGATCTGGGGATCGAGAAGGCCGATCTTCAGACTGCGCGCCTGACGGTCAACCCGGTCTGGTCGAACCGCCGCGGCGGCGAGGAACCGCCGGAGATCACCGGCTTCATGGCGTCGAACACGATTGCCGTGCGGGTCCGCGACCTGCCCGCCCTGGGCGACGTCCTGGACAAGGTCATGGCCGAAGGCGGTAACGATTTCAGCGGTTTGCAGTTCGGTCTTCAGGATCCCGACCCGCTGGTCGATGACGCCCGCCGCGCCGCCGTGGCCGATGCGATGGCCAAGGCGCAGCTGTACGCCGACGCCGCCGGCGTGACCCTGGGCCCGGTTCAGAGCCTGACGGAACAGGGCGGTTACGCCCGGCCGAAGATGATGGAAATGGCGGCGGCCTCGGCCCGCGACGTATCCGTCCCGATCGCCGAGGGCGAGGTCACGGTAACCGCCTCGGTCTCGATGGTGTTCGCCATCGCGGACTGA